CTTTTTCATTATCGTCACTCCTCTTGTATATCCATGATTCCAATCCTTACTTAAACCAACACCATATCGAGACAAACAAGAATCAGGCAAAAAATATCCTTTTCTCGCATCAAGAAGATAAATAGTCCCTTCATAAAATTCAGGAACAAATTGATAATGCCATCTACGAAAATTAGGTACCGGATATTTCCCATTCAATCGTCTATTCTTTACAGAATCCTCTTTTATAATCTCAAAAGTTCTATAATCATAAGGAATAAATAAGCAAGTATCTTTAAAATTCAATATTTCTTTTGAGTCAATAGACAATCGCTTTTCTAAAGAATCTACATAGAGTTGATCATCACACACTATTGCCAAATGAATATAACTTAAATATCTCCCACGAGGGAACAACAAATCCGAAAATCCCCAATGCAAACCTTGAGGTAAATCTAAATCTTGCGGGAAATGGGCTACTAAGGAATTTGGATATAAACTTAATATTTCTTTATAATTCCTTTTGTGCTCTTCCGTTGGCGATTTATTTTCTTGACAACTTGTCAAAAATAATAGTATAATTAATAATATCAAAGATTTCATCATTTTTTATATTTTAAAAGTCTACCATTGTTATTTGTAGCGGTTGAATACTTTTCCCAACTTTTATATTCTATCACATTACGATAATCTTGTTTCCCTGTTAAAACAGGTTCCATGATACCATAAATATTTTTCATTACACGCATTAACTTGTTTCCCAATGTAGGAGACGAATAAGTATAATAATTCCGAACTACTTTATCGGTTCTTTTACCACCTGTTACAAAGTAATCAAAATAGTTTAAAGGAGAATTTTCCGGATTAGCCAAAACATCAGTTCTTGTATTTATCTTCTGAGTTTTACTCAAAGAAAAGACATCATACATCTCATTTACTATTTCCGTTTCTCCGGTGGTCACAGTTGTCTTATTCTTTCCTGTTGAATAAGGCTGTTCTCTGGATATTTCCGAACTTATCTGTTGGACTGGATTAATGGAATATCCATTTTGACGGGCTTTAAGCTGGGATGCTTGATAATCATAAGATTGTTCTATTATATCCTTCATATCACCCAGCATATTATTGTTACCTATCCTTTCATAAGTCCTATCATTAAATGATATTGTCCGACTATTCAAATTCCTATTAAAATACAATTCACCGGTTTCATGGTAGATATACCAATCAGCACCATCCAAGTCAACATTACATATCGGATTATTGACACAATAAGAATAAGGAGTAAAAGTACAATACTTTTCCGCCATCGGGTCAACAGCATGCCAACGCCCCAAAGCAGCATCATAATGGCGCGCACCATAATCATACCAGTTCAGACCGTTCTTATTATCGAACTCCTTACCATTATACTTATAAGGCTGCACATTGTTCGCTGCCGCGAATACCCCGCCGAAAGGATAGTAATGGTTCGTTTCCTCTACCGTCCCCGTTGAGCTGATAACCACACGGTTATTCCCTTGATGGTCTTTCAGGTAATAATGGTACTTGCTGTCAGCCAAGGTGACATAACCCTCTTCCGTCAACAACAGCTTCTGCGTGCCGTTTTCATAGACCACATTGCCGCAATAGTCAGTCGTGGTGGTCGTACTTCCTGTCTTATGCACCGTGCGTAGCTTTGTGCCATCCGCTGCATACAGATAGGTTATCGTGTTTCCGTTCCCGAACGTGACCTTGCTTGGCAAATTTAAACAATTATATTGAATACCTGTAATGTTCTTGTTCAAATCTTTCGTCAGGTTGCCGTTTTTATCGTATGCATACTCGTTCGCCTGCTTTACGGCATCTTTGAACTCGAAGCCGTTGTTGTAAGCGGTGGTGCTGGTGGCATCGTCCACCCTCGTTACCTGATTACCGCTCAGCATGTAAGTCAGGTTGTCTATCAAGCCGTATGCACTCGATGAAGTCTGGCCATAACGCTGCAAGCCCGTGATGTTGCCGTTCTTGTCATAACCCGTAACCTTTTCCGTAAAGCGGTTCGCGTTGCAGCTGATGTTTGTACCCTCACCGTAAGTGGCGGTGGTCAGACGGTTCAGGTTATCATACGAGAACTTATACCCCCTTGTCACGCTTTCATTACCAGCCTTCCAAGTCAGGCTGCTGATATTGCCGTTATAGCAGAACGTACCGGAACCGTCCGTATAATGAACCGATTGAGTGAACTGGCTGCCGCTGATGCCCGTCAGCCAGTTGCGGATGTTATAAGCGTAGGTCAC
The Phocaeicola salanitronis DSM 18170 genome window above contains:
- a CDS encoding RHS repeat domain-containing protein, encoding MRHKKMTLAGILALQLACFLPLMGQSTSHNYIRIRTSLTGVSSASSLSSSNSLRTVQYFDNLGRLEETVLQGRSPSSADLVSYTEYDDMDRPTNQWTLFPKSGNNGAYVSLSTLRNASTSYFNDDAPYEQTNYKRSLLSYPDQRYALGWEFTDNPKGWSYYVNSTGDAKLKCTRYVVSSSGTLSADGTYPAGTFRVTGETDEDGHTVYTFKDVKDRLILLRRVSGSEYSDTYYVYDPMDRLAFVLQPMYQSTADADKYAFRYKYDSRGRIVEKKVPGADAVTYVYDNDDRLTFSQDGVQRASNKWTYYLYDDLDRLTEQGECTNKNVSSGKTVLLQHYYDDYSFRSQSGFNNSNFPAGTVNAKGLLTATVTAVLGSMDKQYAAYYYDYRGRVVKEVRSNLLGGYDVTGTSYTFTSHPSTVTRTHTASGKTGRTEVYTYTYDNADRLTKVAHKLGSTQVTLAGYTYDGLERLETKSLHGSTSNKVTYAYNIRNWLTGISGSQFTQSVHYTDGSGTFCYNGNISSLTWKAGNESVTRGYKFSYDNLNRLTTATYGEGTNISCNANRFTEKVTGYDKNGNITGLQRYGQTSSSAYGLIDNLTYMLSGNQVTRVDDATSTTAYNNGFEFKDAVKQANEYAYDKNGNLTKDLNKNITGIQYNCLNLPSKVTFGNGNTITYLYAADGTKLRTVHKTGSTTTTTDYCGNVVYENGTQKLLLTEEGYVTLADSKYHYYLKDHQGNNRVVISSTGTVEETNHYYPFGGVFAAANNVQPYKYNGKEFDNKNGLNWYDYGARHYDAALGRWHAVDPMAEKYCTFTPYSYCVNNPICNVDLDGADWYIYHETGELYFNRNLNSRTISFNDRTYERIGNNNMLGDMKDIIEQSYDYQASQLKARQNGYSINPVQQISSEISREQPYSTGKNKTTVTTGETEIVNEMYDVFSLSKTQKINTRTDVLANPENSPLNYFDYFVTGGKRTDKVVRNYYTYSSPTLGNKLMRVMKNIYGIMEPVLTGKQDYRNVIEYKSWEKYSTATNNNGRLLKYKK